A stretch of the Microtus ochrogaster isolate Prairie Vole_2 linkage group LG2, MicOch1.0, whole genome shotgun sequence genome encodes the following:
- the LOC101997088 gene encoding LOW QUALITY PROTEIN: H-2 class I histocompatibility antigen, Q9 alpha chain-like (The sequence of the model RefSeq protein was modified relative to this genomic sequence to represent the inferred CDS: inserted 1 base in 1 codon), with amino-acid sequence MAPHWLLLLLAAALAPTQTRAGLHSLRYFYTTVSRPGLGEPRFISVGYVDDTQFVRYDSDAETPREEPRAPWVEQEGPEYWERETRNMKNAEQIDRVDLRTLLGYYNQSEGGSHTIQRMYGCEVGSDGRLLRGNLQDAYDGRDYIALNDDLTTWTAADVAAQITKRKWEQAGDAESWKAYLEDTCVQGLRRYLENGKDTLLRTGAXAAGNSSLCPRAGLSPEEEETLTGDMELVETRPSGDGTFQKWASLVVPSGEEQRYTCHVYHEGLPESLTLRWEPPQSTVPIVAVIAGLVLLGAVIIGAVVAVVRKRRRNPGGKGGNYAPAPGRDSSQSSDVSLPDCKA; translated from the exons ATGGCAccgcactggctgctcctgctgctggcgGCCGCCCTGGCCCCGACCCAGACCCGCGCGG GCTTGCACTCGCTGCGGTATTTCTACACCACCGTGTCCCGGCCCGGCCTCGGGGAGCCCCGGTTCATCTCTGTGGGCTACGTGGACGACACGCAGTTCGTGCGCTACGATAGCGACGCGGAGACTCCACGAGAGGAGCCGCGGGCGCCGTGGGTGGAGCAGGAGGGGCCGGAGTATTGGGAGAGGGAGACAAGGAACATGAAGAACGCCGAGCAGATTGACCGAGTTGACCTGAGGACCCTGCTCGGCTACTACAACCAGAGCGAGGGCG GCTCTCACACCATCCAGAGGATGTACGGCTGTGAGGTGGGGTCGGACGGGCGCCTCCTCCGCGGGAACCTTCAGGACGCCTACGACGGCCGCGATTACATCGCCCTGAACGACGACCTGACGACGTGGACGGCGGCGGACGTGGCGGCGCAGATCACCAAGCGCAAGTGGGAGCAGGCTGGGGATGCAGAGAGTTGGAAGGCCTACCTGGAGGACACGTGCGTGCAGGGGCTGCGCAGATACCTGGAGAACGGGAAGGACACACTGCTGCGCACAGGTG GGGCCGCGGGcaactcctccctctgccctcggGCTGGGCTCAGTCCTGAGGAAGAGGAAACCCTCACTGGG GACATGGAGCTGGTGGAGACCAGACCTTCGGGTgatggaaccttccagaagtggGCATCTCTGGTGGTTCCTtctggagaggagcagagatACACATGCCATGTGTACCATGAGGGGCTGCCTGAGTCCCTGACCCTGAGATGGG AGCCTCCTCAGTCCACGGTCCCCATCGTGGCAGTCATTGCTGGTCTGGTTCTCCTTGGAGCTGTGATCATTGGAGCTGTGGTGGCTgttgtgaggaagaggaggagaaacccaG GTGGAAAAGGAGGGAACTATGCTCCAGCTCCAG GCAGGGACAGTTCTCAGAGCTCCGATGTGTCTCTCCCAGACTGTAAAG CATGA